In Candidatus Mycalebacterium zealandia, one DNA window encodes the following:
- a CDS encoding glucose 1-dehydrogenase, producing MRLKGKTALITGGSEGIGRATALLFHKEGAKVGIMSRTAKNLRNVVSEAKGRRKIKAWKGDVSNEKDVKRIANAFYREFGKIDILFNNAGIFEGGTVVTTTNSVWNRTMDINVKGVFLMSKYVVPLMAKHGGGSIINNSSVLGIVGMEDCMAYNASKGAVRQITRSMALDHAKQNIRVNSVCPGYIKTKMDVEFMGNPPDAEEQLDEIAAGMIPMVRRAEADEVAQSVLFLASEESSYMTGSDLVIDGGWTVL from the coding sequence ATGAGACTAAAGGGAAAAACCGCTTTAATTACCGGAGGAAGCGAGGGGATAGGAAGGGCGACCGCGTTGCTTTTTCATAAGGAAGGCGCGAAAGTAGGGATTATGTCCAGAACTGCGAAAAATCTGCGCAATGTTGTTTCCGAAGCGAAAGGCCGCCGGAAAATCAAAGCGTGGAAGGGTGATGTTTCAAATGAAAAAGATGTAAAAAGAATTGCGAACGCATTTTACAGAGAGTTTGGCAAAATTGACATTCTTTTCAACAATGCGGGAATTTTTGAAGGCGGAACGGTTGTTACAACCACAAACTCGGTCTGGAATAGAACTATGGATATAAATGTGAAAGGGGTTTTTCTGATGAGCAAATACGTTGTTCCGCTGATGGCAAAACACGGCGGCGGCTCAATAATAAATAATTCAAGCGTTCTCGGAATTGTCGGAATGGAGGACTGCATGGCGTATAACGCCTCAAAGGGTGCGGTCAGACAAATTACGCGCAGCATGGCGCTTGACCACGCGAAGCAGAACATAAGGGTTAATTCCGTCTGCCCGGGCTACATAAAAACAAAAATGGATGTTGAATTTATGGGCAATCCGCCCGATGCCGAAGAACAACTTGACGAAATAGCGGCGGGAATGATTCCGATGGTCAGAAGAGCCGAAGCGGATGAGGTTGCACAGTCGGTTTTGTTTCTCGCGAGCGAAGAATCAAGCTATATGACAGGGTCAGATCTTGTAATTGATGGCGGCTGGACGGTTTTGTAG
- a CDS encoding thiamine phosphate synthase: MPAFKLRGLYAITDSKLIAENGFAETVEAAIKGGATIIQLREKNSEKAEIIRKGKMLAEITQKYKIPLIINDSPEITKKTGADGVHLGGEDGNVKNARKLLGENAIIGVSCYGEIERGIASEKAGANYVAFGTPYFTPTKPDRVPTPFEVLKEAKAKLKIPVFAIGGITPENVADVLKTGVDGIAVITAIFGEEDTEKAARRLTLTK; this comes from the coding sequence ATGCCCGCATTTAAATTGCGCGGACTTTACGCCATAACAGACTCAAAACTGATTGCGGAAAACGGTTTCGCCGAAACTGTTGAAGCCGCAATAAAAGGCGGCGCGACAATTATTCAACTGCGCGAAAAAAACTCAGAAAAAGCGGAAATTATCCGAAAAGGAAAAATGCTCGCGGAAATTACGCAAAAATATAAAATCCCGCTCATAATTAACGACAGTCCTGAAATAACGAAAAAAACAGGCGCGGACGGCGTTCACCTCGGCGGAGAGGACGGGAATGTAAAAAACGCAAGAAAACTGCTCGGTGAAAACGCGATTATCGGCGTTTCATGCTACGGAGAGATTGAAAGGGGAATTGCCTCCGAAAAAGCGGGCGCGAATTATGTTGCTTTCGGAACTCCTTATTTTACACCCACAAAACCGGACAGAGTTCCCACACCGTTTGAGGTTTTGAAAGAGGCAAAAGCGAAACTGAAAATACCCGTATTCGCCATCGGTGGAATTACGCCCGAAAATGTTGCTGATGTTCTAAAAACCGGCGTTGACGGCATTGCCGTAATTACGGCGATTTTTGGAGAGGAAGACACTGAAAAAGCAGCGCGGCGGCTGACTTTAACAAAATAA
- the thrC gene encoding threonine synthase, producing MPKTASKSARGGKNITEYRAWLSCINPECGKTYKIDEVIYRCGECNELLEVTHDRKLLAKKSSQQWKKLFDERYKNQSWPHGSSVWGKKEWVCPVVKDDDIVSMYEGSTNLFWAERLGKQVGMNDIWIKMCGNSHTGSFKDLGMTVLVSVVQHMRRKKRDIPAVACASTGDTSAALAAYCAAADIPAIVFLPKGKVSLAQLVQPIANGAIVLSLDTDFDGCMKMVQKMTEENNIYLANSINSLRIEGQKTISIELCQQFKWSVPDWIIIPGGNLGNVSALGKGFLLMRDLGLIKKLPRIVCAQSKNANPLYLSYKKGFKEFKPVKAKTTLANAIQIGNPVSVNKAIKTLKEFNGIVEQASEKELSVAAAMADRTGIFSCPHTGVALAVFLKLQAKKTFKKKDKVVIISTAHGLKFVEFKTGYHEGKIAGVGKKLRNNPIELPNNYNAVRDAIFSRVES from the coding sequence ATGCCCAAAACCGCTTCAAAATCCGCGCGCGGCGGCAAAAACATAACCGAATACCGTGCGTGGCTCAGTTGCATCAACCCCGAATGCGGTAAAACCTACAAAATTGACGAAGTGATTTACCGTTGCGGAGAGTGCAACGAACTGCTTGAAGTTACGCACGACCGCAAACTGCTTGCCAAAAAATCGTCTCAACAGTGGAAAAAACTGTTTGATGAACGCTACAAAAACCAGTCATGGCCCCACGGCAGTTCGGTTTGGGGCAAAAAGGAATGGGTTTGTCCCGTTGTGAAGGATGATGACATTGTTTCAATGTATGAGGGCTCAACAAACCTTTTCTGGGCGGAGCGTTTAGGTAAACAGGTCGGAATGAATGACATCTGGATAAAGATGTGCGGAAACAGCCACACGGGCTCTTTCAAAGACCTCGGAATGACGGTTCTTGTTTCGGTGGTGCAGCATATGCGCAGAAAAAAACGCGATATTCCGGCGGTTGCCTGCGCCTCCACCGGAGACACCTCGGCGGCGCTTGCCGCCTACTGCGCGGCGGCGGATATTCCGGCGATTGTTTTTCTGCCGAAAGGAAAAGTTTCCCTTGCTCAACTCGTTCAGCCAATTGCAAACGGGGCGATTGTTCTTTCGCTTGACACCGATTTTGACGGCTGCATGAAAATGGTTCAGAAAATGACGGAAGAAAACAACATCTATCTGGCAAACTCCATAAATTCGCTCCGCATTGAAGGGCAGAAAACCATAAGCATTGAACTGTGCCAGCAATTCAAATGGAGCGTGCCGGACTGGATAATAATTCCGGGCGGCAATCTGGGCAACGTGTCCGCTCTCGGCAAGGGTTTTCTTTTAATGCGCGATCTGGGATTAATAAAAAAACTGCCGCGAATTGTTTGCGCGCAATCAAAAAACGCCAACCCGCTTTACCTGAGTTACAAAAAAGGATTTAAGGAATTCAAGCCGGTAAAAGCGAAAACAACTCTCGCCAACGCGATTCAGATCGGAAATCCGGTAAGCGTGAACAAGGCGATAAAAACCCTTAAAGAATTTAACGGAATTGTTGAACAGGCATCTGAAAAAGAACTTTCCGTCGCCGCCGCGATGGCGGACAGAACCGGAATTTTCAGTTGCCCGCACACGGGCGTGGCGCTTGCGGTTTTTCTGAAACTTCAAGCGAAAAAAACCTTCAAAAAGAAAGACAAAGTGGTAATTATTTCAACCGCTCACGGACTTAAATTTGTTGAATTTAAAACCGGATACCATGAGGGCAAAATCGCGGGAGTGGGCAAAAAACTCCGTAACAACCCCATAGAATTGCCAAATAACTACAACGCCGTGCGGGATGCCATATTCAGCCGGGTTGAATCCTGA